A window of the Phycicoccus sp. M110.8 genome harbors these coding sequences:
- a CDS encoding ABC transporter permease has translation MNPRRTAVTAGRVLAQLRADHRTIALMLVVPLVLMGLLAWVFSGTPVFDAIGAALLGVFPFIVMFVVTSVATLRERTSGTLERLLTTPMGKGDFMLGYAIAFGLMAVVQALVTTAFAVWVCGLDVAGSLWLLVVVAVLDAALGTALGLLASGFARTEFQAVQFMPAFVLPQFLLCGLLVARDQLPDFLRWVSDVLPLSYAVDAMKSVTTSSAAGGDVASDAGIIVLWVVVALVLGSLTLRRRTA, from the coding sequence GCCCAGCTGAGGGCCGACCACCGCACGATCGCGCTGATGCTGGTCGTGCCGCTCGTCCTCATGGGCCTGCTGGCCTGGGTCTTCAGCGGCACCCCGGTCTTCGACGCGATCGGGGCCGCCCTGCTCGGCGTGTTCCCGTTCATCGTCATGTTCGTCGTGACGAGCGTGGCCACCCTGCGCGAGCGCACCTCCGGCACGCTCGAGCGGCTGCTCACGACGCCGATGGGCAAGGGCGACTTCATGCTCGGCTACGCGATCGCGTTCGGCCTGATGGCCGTCGTCCAGGCGCTCGTCACGACCGCGTTCGCCGTCTGGGTCTGCGGCCTCGACGTGGCCGGCTCGTTGTGGCTGCTGGTCGTCGTGGCGGTGCTCGACGCCGCGCTCGGGACCGCGCTCGGCCTGCTGGCCAGCGGGTTCGCGCGCACCGAGTTCCAGGCGGTGCAGTTCATGCCGGCGTTCGTGCTGCCGCAGTTCCTGCTGTGCGGCCTGCTCGTGGCGCGCGACCAGCTCCCGGACTTCCTGCGCTGGGTCTCGGACGTGCTGCCGCTGTCGTATGCCGTGGACGCGATGAAGTCGGTGACGACCAGCTCCGCGGCAGGCGGCGACGTGGCCTCCGACGCCGGGATCATCGTGCTCTGGGTCGTGGTCGCCCTCGTCCTCGGCAGCCTCACCCTGCGCCGGCGCACGGCCTGA